GAAGCCGAGGAGCAGACCAAGAGCGGTCTGTTCATCCCCGACACCGCCAAGGAGAAGCCGCAGCGCGGCGAGGTCATCGCCGTAGGCGAGGGCAAGCTGACCGACGACGGCGCTCGCTTGCCGATCGACGTGAAGGTGGGCGACACCGTCATCTTCTCGAAGTACGGCGGTGCCGAGGTCAAGATCGACGAAGTAGAGTACAAGATCCTCGACGCCGAGCGCGACATCATCGCGGTCGTCATCGACTAGACACACCACCCGTTTCCCCTGAAGGAGGAGATACCTTAGATGGCTAAGGAGATTCGTTTCGACGAAGAGGCCCGCCGCGGTCTCGAGACCGGCGTGAACAAGCTGGCTGACGCGGTGAAGGTCACACTCGGCCCCAAGGGCCGCTACGTGGTGCTCGAGAAGAAGTTCGGCGCACCCACCATCACAAACGACGGCGTGACTATCGCCAAGGAGATCGAGCTCGACGACCCGTTCGAGAAGATCGGTGCGGAGCTCGTCAAGGAGGTCGCCAAGAAGACCGACGACGTCGCAGGTGACGGAACCACGACCTCGGTCGTTCTCGCCCAGGCCCTCGTTCGCGAAGGACTTCGCAACGTCGCCGCTGGCGCAGACCCGATCAGCCTCAAGCGCGGAATCGAG
The nucleotide sequence above comes from Actinomycetota bacterium. Encoded proteins:
- the groES gene encoding co-chaperone GroES encodes the protein MNLKPLGDRVIVKPAEAEEQTKSGLFIPDTAKEKPQRGEVIAVGEGKLTDDGARLPIDVKVGDTVIFSKYGGAEVKIDEVEYKILDAERDIIAVVID
- a CDS encoding TCP-1/cpn60 chaperonin family protein, yielding MAKEIRFDEEARRGLETGVNKLADAVKVTLGPKGRYVVLEKKFGAPTITNDGVTIAKEIELDDPFEKIGAELVKEVAKKTDDVAGDGTTTSVVLAQALVREGLRNVAAGADPISLKRGIEKATAAVIEALVAGAKEIETKEEIAATASISAGDPEIGALIAEAIDKVGKEGVVTVEESNTFGTELELTEGMRFDKGFLSAYFVTDQERQEAVFEDP